The Paenibacillus sp. YPG26 genome includes a window with the following:
- a CDS encoding transcriptional regulator, which translates to MREDEPRYKEWIGLRNEVIEAISVTMDLYGVTPSAGALYGTMFFEDDPMTLEEMKDKMGMSKSNMSYAARSLLDSRMIEKLDTKRDRKDLYQAQSDFFVTFRNFFSTKFQRERDLMMEAIDRVLPDLKELILHPDTPEDIRQHALKDLHKLYHAVEFYSWMQQFIDMLQGGHLFEQTKDIAKREDSGSLESDEA; encoded by the coding sequence ATGAGAGAAGATGAGCCTAGGTATAAAGAGTGGATTGGACTTAGAAACGAGGTTATTGAAGCAATCAGTGTCACTATGGACTTGTATGGGGTGACCCCGTCGGCCGGGGCCCTTTATGGAACCATGTTTTTTGAAGACGACCCTATGACCCTGGAAGAGATGAAAGACAAGATGGGTATGAGCAAGAGCAACATGAGCTATGCCGCCCGTTCTCTGCTGGACTCCCGAATGATTGAGAAGCTGGATACCAAGAGAGACCGCAAAGACCTGTACCAGGCTCAGAGTGACTTCTTCGTCACCTTCCGTAATTTCTTCTCCACCAAATTTCAAAGAGAACGGGATTTGATGATGGAAGCGATTGACCGGGTCCTTCCAGACTTAAAGGAATTAATTCTCCATCCGGATACTCCAGAGGACATTCGGCAGCATGCGCTGAAGGATCTGCACAAGCTCTATCATGCCGTTGAGTTCTACAGCTGGATGCAGCAGTTCATCGATATGCTGCAGGGTGGGCATTTGTTCGAGCAGACCAAAGACATCGCTAAGCGGGAAGATTCCGGGAGTCTTGAAAGCGATGAAGCCTAG
- a CDS encoding sugar ABC transporter permease: MKRSRKWGDIQALWFALPAMLPLTVFWLIPMVYIIYLSMTDWDLMSPVKTFVGFDNYTYLFKDPEFYQSLQTTLIFTAGSVIPTMIGGLLLALLLSSKLAGSGLYRAIIFSPWVTPTVAVSIVWAWIFEPRSGMANAILSGLGMDTVPWLQDSVWAMVAILIVTIWKGIGWVMVFYLVALQSVPDSLREAAQVDGAGRITCFFKVTLPLLSPTTFFLFIIQTIDSLQAYDQINILTQGGPAGSTRTVLYLYYQAAFDQFNVGQASAVALLLVVFTALFSLASMWMSRRSVHYLS; encoded by the coding sequence TTGAAAAGATCTCGCAAATGGGGAGACATACAAGCTCTGTGGTTCGCCTTGCCTGCTATGCTTCCGCTGACCGTCTTCTGGCTTATACCGATGGTCTACATTATTTATCTGAGTATGACGGATTGGGATCTGATGAGTCCTGTAAAAACCTTTGTAGGTTTTGACAATTACACTTACCTGTTTAAAGATCCTGAATTCTATCAATCCTTGCAGACGACATTGATCTTCACAGCGGGGAGTGTGATTCCAACCATGATTGGGGGTCTGCTGCTGGCCCTCTTACTGAGCAGCAAGCTGGCAGGTTCAGGCCTATACCGGGCGATTATTTTTTCTCCATGGGTGACACCGACGGTAGCTGTGTCTATCGTGTGGGCTTGGATATTTGAGCCCCGCTCCGGAATGGCTAATGCCATTCTCAGTGGGTTAGGCATGGATACGGTTCCGTGGCTGCAGGATTCGGTCTGGGCGATGGTTGCCATTCTCATAGTAACCATCTGGAAAGGGATAGGCTGGGTCATGGTGTTCTATCTGGTTGCTCTGCAATCGGTACCCGACAGCTTGAGGGAGGCGGCGCAAGTGGATGGGGCCGGCAGAATAACCTGCTTCTTCAAAGTTACCCTGCCGTTACTATCACCAACGACCTTCTTCCTTTTCATCATTCAGACGATAGATTCCCTGCAGGCTTATGACCAGATCAATATTCTGACTCAAGGCGGCCCCGCGGGGTCAACACGTACAGTTCTGTATTTGTACTATCAAGCCGCCTTCGACCAGTTCAATGTAGGCCAAGCTTCGGCCGTTGCGCTTCTGCTTGTGGTCTTCACCGCCTTGTTCTCGTTAGCATCTATGTGGATGTCCCGTAGAAGTGTTCACTATTTATCGTAG
- a CDS encoding carbohydrate ABC transporter permease, translating to MKLSHLLPKLSRHVSLIVISFVIAFPFLWMITSSLKSDGEIRRFPPVLWPEKPLWNNFSAAWDAAPFGQYLLNSVLVALVIVFIQILNSAMMAYVLTHMKFRFKNALMAIILTNYMLPVSATYLPSYIILSRLGLIDTYTGLIISNAVSIFSIFLIRQAFMQLPAELAEAAKIDGAGHARILFSILLPLARSSFIIMALLTFITNYNNYFWPMLITKSPELSLVSAGLRSFFVEGGGYGMKWSLIMAGSTFTILPLLILFVIAQKWIIKGVSNAFSVNKG from the coding sequence ATGAAATTAAGTCATTTGCTTCCAAAGCTGTCCCGTCATGTATCTCTAATTGTGATTAGCTTCGTTATTGCTTTTCCATTTCTGTGGATGATCACGAGCTCCTTGAAGTCGGATGGGGAGATTCGGCGCTTTCCGCCCGTGCTGTGGCCTGAGAAGCCGCTGTGGAACAACTTCTCGGCCGCCTGGGATGCGGCTCCTTTTGGACAATATTTACTGAATAGTGTCTTGGTTGCATTAGTGATTGTCTTTATCCAGATCTTGAACTCAGCCATGATGGCCTATGTGCTAACACATATGAAATTCCGGTTCAAAAATGCGCTGATGGCGATCATTCTAACCAACTACATGCTTCCTGTATCCGCGACTTATCTTCCGAGCTACATCATTTTGTCCAGGCTTGGTCTCATTGACACCTACACGGGGCTCATCATTTCCAACGCGGTCAGTATCTTCTCCATCTTTCTGATCCGTCAGGCCTTCATGCAGCTGCCCGCAGAACTCGCGGAGGCTGCGAAGATTGACGGGGCGGGGCATGCGCGAATCCTGTTCTCCATTCTGCTTCCGCTTGCCAGGTCGTCTTTCATCATCATGGCATTGCTGACCTTTATCACGAATTACAATAACTATTTCTGGCCGATGCTGATCACGAAATCACCGGAATTAAGTCTGGTGTCTGCGGGACTGAGATCCTTCTTTGTCGAGGGCGGCGGGTATGGGATGAAATGGTCACTCATCATGGCGGGTAGCACTTTTACAATTCTGCCGCTGCTGATCCTGTTCGTAATTGCCCAGAAATGGATCATTAAGGGGGTGAGCAATGCCTTCAGTGTGAACAAAGGATAG
- a CDS encoding ABC transporter substrate-binding protein — translation MRKSKSILASLLVLSFILLSACGNKGEADSASKATADVPKSSAPVEIEFWYGLGGKLGDNMKRLIDKFNSSQKEVVVKPVVQGNYDETKKKLQAAMASGKVPAAVLSADISWAKKGLFAPLDDLIAKEDSFDTEDFIPTFLEQGKTDNKQYFVPMYGTTQLLYYNKSMFEKAGVTTEDIKTWEGLAEAAKKMTVKNGDNVKVYGWEPMWGYENLLDAVLSKGGKVLSDDGKTVLIDSPEWIQTWDSFRKWIHEDKIMSIHSGGQGWEYWYKTIDDVMQDRAAGYTGSSGDQGDLDFNKLAAAPQPGWNGHEPAPVASAILAGIPAAASPEQQAAAMKWFAFFTSAQTTADWSMNTGYIAVRKSAMEEPAFKAFAEKNPQSKQPLLQAQTASAPFIDPTGGKITDALKIAADKLEIQNLPADQVLKEAKETAQRELDRVQGK, via the coding sequence ATGCGTAAATCCAAATCTATTCTGGCATCACTGCTCGTGCTTAGTTTTATCCTATTATCCGCCTGCGGGAACAAGGGTGAAGCAGACTCGGCGTCCAAGGCGACCGCAGATGTCCCTAAGAGCTCCGCGCCAGTTGAAATTGAATTCTGGTACGGTCTCGGGGGCAAGCTCGGTGACAATATGAAACGTTTGATCGACAAGTTCAACTCGTCCCAGAAGGAAGTTGTTGTGAAGCCTGTAGTCCAAGGCAACTATGATGAAACGAAGAAGAAACTGCAAGCAGCAATGGCTTCCGGGAAAGTGCCTGCAGCTGTACTGTCCGCTGATATCAGCTGGGCCAAGAAAGGACTGTTCGCTCCGCTGGATGATTTGATCGCCAAGGAAGATTCCTTTGATACAGAAGACTTCATTCCAACCTTCCTGGAGCAGGGGAAAACAGACAACAAGCAGTATTTCGTTCCGATGTACGGAACGACTCAGCTGCTGTACTATAATAAGTCGATGTTCGAGAAGGCCGGTGTAACAACAGAAGATATTAAGACATGGGAAGGACTGGCTGAAGCCGCTAAGAAGATGACGGTGAAGAACGGTGACAATGTGAAGGTGTACGGCTGGGAACCGATGTGGGGTTACGAGAATCTACTGGATGCGGTTCTCAGTAAGGGCGGTAAAGTGCTTAGTGATGACGGCAAGACCGTCCTGATCGACAGTCCTGAATGGATTCAGACTTGGGACAGCTTCCGCAAATGGATTCATGAAGACAAAATTATGTCTATTCACTCTGGTGGGCAGGGCTGGGAATATTGGTACAAGACGATTGATGACGTCATGCAGGACCGCGCGGCTGGATATACAGGCTCAAGCGGAGACCAGGGTGATCTGGATTTCAACAAGCTGGCTGCCGCACCGCAACCAGGCTGGAACGGGCACGAACCGGCTCCTGTAGCGTCTGCCATTCTAGCGGGAATTCCAGCAGCAGCATCACCTGAACAGCAGGCAGCGGCTATGAAGTGGTTCGCCTTCTTCACAAGCGCACAGACCACAGCCGACTGGTCGATGAATACGGGATATATCGCTGTTCGCAAGTCAGCAATGGAAGAGCCTGCATTTAAAGCTTTTGCCGAGAAAAATCCGCAGAGCAAACAGCCGCTTCTTCAGGCGCAGACCGCTTCAGCTCCATTTATCGACCCTACAGGCGGCAAAATTACGGACGCCCTAAAAATCGCTGCCGACAAGCTGGAAATTCAAAATTTGCCGGCGGATCAAGTGCTTAAAGAGGCTAAGGAAACGGCTCAGCGAGAGCTGGATCGTGTACAGGGGAAATAA
- a CDS encoding CehA/McbA family metallohydrolase: MSCEEIKIEQQGQQGILFQHSFTLNKSGEWLALRAVHPLAQWLQIWVKDPQGNIRMQYLGKGEENTLLLTAEPGDSTCGSVPGAVPAGQWSVQVLAVNRESAPSYSLHIQSGEGTPGIEGTLHPVGSRLWSGLPAASGALNYELYDWNRVHSTEARWYRGDFHMHTRLTDGKQTAEELNAQAVRQGLDFIVVTEHNFLTTGWPDTNLLVIPGVEITSSQGHCNILGIRSWIDWIGEGGAPAFETSAGMEAILAEARSQGAVCSLNHPELAPWDWQLDVRLDVFDTIEIWNDPTFPDNEKATEEALKLWDMLWKHGVTLWGIGGSDTHNLPHESYVPDGPPSLVGDPVTWVWSEELSVHGILNAVRGGRSCVTRGPVLEPRLYANERIYRPGDQVRHEGQSNSLVHYDYELRVEDAGEGSYIRWMVDGVEAGLTGCGKGGDYTYSFTWPSGEYHFIRAEIRDSAGGLLAFTNPVYQGTPVPKLSTWGELKVQMQIKNMR; this comes from the coding sequence ATGAGCTGCGAGGAAATTAAAATCGAACAACAGGGACAGCAGGGAATTCTATTTCAGCACTCTTTTACACTTAACAAGTCTGGGGAATGGCTCGCACTGCGGGCCGTTCACCCTCTCGCTCAGTGGCTGCAGATATGGGTTAAAGATCCTCAGGGAAATATCCGGATGCAGTATCTGGGCAAAGGGGAAGAGAATACGCTTCTGCTTACAGCTGAACCCGGGGATTCAACCTGTGGTTCGGTGCCCGGGGCGGTACCAGCGGGACAATGGAGCGTTCAAGTGTTGGCCGTTAACCGTGAGTCGGCTCCGTCATATTCACTTCACATCCAATCCGGGGAAGGAACACCTGGAATTGAAGGGACGCTTCATCCGGTAGGATCCAGGTTGTGGAGCGGCTTGCCCGCAGCCTCAGGGGCTCTGAATTATGAGCTTTATGACTGGAACAGAGTTCATTCCACAGAGGCCCGGTGGTATCGTGGGGACTTCCATATGCATACAAGACTTACAGACGGCAAGCAGACCGCTGAGGAATTAAATGCTCAAGCAGTGCGGCAAGGACTTGATTTCATTGTCGTGACTGAGCATAATTTTCTGACTACGGGCTGGCCTGATACCAATCTGTTGGTCATTCCAGGTGTGGAGATCACCTCGAGTCAAGGGCACTGTAACATCCTGGGTATTCGCAGCTGGATTGATTGGATTGGAGAAGGGGGAGCGCCTGCATTTGAGACATCTGCAGGGATGGAGGCTATTCTGGCGGAAGCCCGTAGTCAAGGCGCGGTGTGCAGCTTGAACCATCCGGAGCTGGCCCCTTGGGATTGGCAGCTGGATGTGCGTCTGGATGTCTTTGACACGATAGAGATTTGGAACGATCCGACCTTTCCGGATAACGAGAAAGCGACAGAGGAGGCCCTGAAGCTGTGGGATATGCTCTGGAAGCATGGGGTCACCCTATGGGGCATAGGAGGCAGCGACACGCACAATCTTCCGCATGAGAGTTATGTCCCGGATGGACCTCCATCGTTGGTAGGTGACCCTGTCACCTGGGTGTGGAGTGAGGAGCTGTCTGTTCATGGAATTCTAAATGCGGTCCGCGGGGGCAGAAGCTGCGTAACAAGAGGTCCGGTTCTGGAGCCCCGGTTATATGCGAATGAGCGCATATACAGGCCGGGTGATCAGGTGCGTCACGAAGGACAATCGAACTCTCTGGTGCATTATGATTACGAACTTCGTGTAGAGGATGCTGGTGAGGGAAGTTATATCAGGTGGATGGTTGACGGGGTTGAAGCGGGCTTAACCGGATGCGGTAAGGGAGGGGACTACACTTACTCCTTTACCTGGCCGTCTGGAGAGTATCACTTCATTCGGGCTGAGATCCGTGATTCAGCAGGAGGTCTGCTGGCTTTTACCAACCCGGTCTATCAAGGGACACCAGTACCCAAGCTCAGTACATGGGGAGAGCTTAAGGTACAAATGCAGATTAAGAATATGAGATAA
- a CDS encoding HAD-IA family hydrolase yields the protein MPKLKVSGREYEVDGILFDKDGTLLEFLPLWGGWAGLMADQVAGAISSGEFPVPNEAKREWLGLEMDDQGRVTGYDREGPLSIASIPEIEGILAWQLYKHGWAWNEAIALIRSFRVKAAQDMERERPVIPVQGLPGFLDQCSRLSVPLGVVTADQTAEAVKHLNWMRIKGRFKTIIGSDLVSEGKPSPEIIFKACRDLGISPDKAALIGDTGGDMQMGRDAGVAVTIGIGSGGRLPDAKEMISTYDSLIIN from the coding sequence ATGCCGAAGTTGAAAGTCTCTGGCCGGGAATATGAAGTAGACGGTATATTATTTGACAAGGATGGTACACTGCTTGAATTTCTGCCTCTATGGGGCGGCTGGGCAGGGCTCATGGCTGACCAGGTTGCAGGAGCAATCAGCAGCGGGGAATTCCCGGTCCCGAATGAAGCCAAGCGTGAATGGCTGGGTCTCGAAATGGACGATCAGGGCCGGGTAACCGGATATGATCGCGAAGGACCGTTATCGATTGCGTCCATACCCGAGATTGAAGGTATCCTTGCCTGGCAGCTGTACAAGCATGGATGGGCCTGGAACGAGGCCATAGCTCTAATCCGTAGTTTTCGGGTGAAAGCCGCGCAGGATATGGAACGGGAACGTCCTGTGATACCGGTGCAGGGGCTGCCGGGTTTTCTTGATCAATGCAGCCGACTTAGCGTTCCGCTTGGGGTAGTTACTGCAGACCAGACTGCCGAGGCGGTAAAACATTTGAATTGGATGAGGATCAAGGGCAGGTTCAAGACGATCATAGGCAGTGACCTCGTATCTGAAGGCAAGCCTTCTCCAGAAATTATTTTTAAAGCATGCAGAGACTTGGGGATTTCTCCTGACAAAGCCGCGTTGATTGGTGATACTGGCGGGGATATGCAGATGGGCCGCGATGCAGGCGTGGCCGTTACGATAGGAATTGGCAGCGGCGGCAGATTGCCGGACGCCAAAGAAATGATAAGCACATACGATTCTCTTATTATTAACTAG
- a CDS encoding multidrug efflux SMR transporter: protein MGWLYLCFAIAMELTGTLIMKYSEGFSRLLPSVLMFVFYGFSFTFLTFAVKTLELSMAYAIWSGLGTVLITTAGVLLYGEQINLMKVICVALIVLGVAGLHLASLSVKTG from the coding sequence ATGGGCTGGTTATACTTATGCTTTGCAATTGCGATGGAACTTACCGGTACCCTGATTATGAAATATTCAGAGGGATTCTCGAGGCTCCTGCCTTCGGTCCTTATGTTTGTGTTCTATGGATTCAGCTTCACTTTCTTAACCTTCGCGGTCAAGACTCTTGAGCTCAGCATGGCGTACGCCATATGGTCCGGTCTGGGTACCGTGTTGATTACGACGGCAGGCGTTCTCTTGTATGGGGAACAGATTAATTTGATGAAAGTTATATGTGTTGCTCTAATTGTCCTGGGCGTGGCGGGCCTTCACCTAGCTTCATTATCAGTGAAAACCGGCTGA
- the tkt gene encoding transketolase → MADQIKEIADNNVIDNLSIATIRTLSIDAIEKANSGHPGMPMGSAPMGYQLFAKTMNHNPDHPTWINRDRFVLSAGHGSMLLYSLLHLSGYDLSLDDLKQFRQWGSKTPGHPEFGHTAGVDATTGPLGQGIAMAVGMALAEEHLAATYNRNDYKVVDHYTYGICGDGDLMEGVSAEAASLAGHLKLGKLIFLYDSNDISLDGELNLSFSENVRQRFDAYGWQTLLVKDGNDLSAIEAAIEEAKKDTARPTLIEVKTVIGYGSPNKQGKGGHGGTHGSPLGADEAKLTKEFYKWVYEEDFYVPDEVRQHFADVKKRGIETNKAWDEQFAKYKAEFPELAAQFEQAIAGELPANWDAELPKYTSADKALSTRVASGNALNGLVKGVPQLLGGSADLESSTMTHLKGLPVLTPNSYEGRNVYFGVREFGMAAAMNGVALHGGLKIFGGTFFVFTDYLRPAIRLAAIMGLPVTYVLTHDSIAVGEDGPTHEPIEQLASIRIIPGLTVIRPADANETSAAWAYATENTSNPVALVLTRQNLPVLENTAELSREGIKRGGYVVSDAKDGKPVAQLIATGSEVQLAVKAQAALAEEGIQVRVISLPSWDLFDKQDQAYKDSVILPEVKARVAIEMAHPFGWERYVGENGSVIGINTFGASAPGDKVIAEYGFTVENVVKHVKAQL, encoded by the coding sequence ATGGCTGATCAAATCAAGGAAATCGCTGACAACAATGTAATCGATAATTTGTCGATTGCCACCATCCGTACCCTTTCTATCGACGCAATCGAGAAAGCAAATTCCGGTCACCCGGGCATGCCGATGGGATCTGCTCCTATGGGCTATCAATTGTTCGCCAAAACCATGAACCACAATCCGGATCATCCGACCTGGATCAACCGTGACCGTTTCGTACTGTCCGCCGGACATGGTTCCATGCTTCTATACAGCTTGCTGCACCTTAGCGGTTATGATCTGTCTCTTGATGATCTGAAGCAGTTCCGTCAATGGGGAAGCAAGACTCCTGGTCACCCTGAATTTGGACATACTGCCGGTGTAGATGCGACCACTGGACCACTGGGCCAAGGTATTGCAATGGCAGTGGGTATGGCTCTTGCTGAAGAGCACCTGGCGGCAACATATAACAGAAACGACTATAAGGTCGTTGATCACTATACTTACGGCATTTGCGGCGACGGAGACCTGATGGAAGGTGTGTCGGCGGAAGCGGCATCCCTTGCAGGCCACTTGAAGCTGGGCAAATTGATTTTCCTGTATGACTCTAATGATATCTCTCTTGACGGCGAGCTTAACCTGAGCTTCTCCGAGAACGTTAGACAACGTTTCGATGCTTATGGCTGGCAGACTTTGCTGGTGAAAGACGGTAACGATCTGAGCGCAATTGAAGCGGCAATTGAGGAAGCTAAGAAGGACACAGCTCGTCCAACTCTTATCGAAGTGAAGACTGTAATCGGATACGGCAGCCCGAACAAGCAAGGTAAAGGCGGCCACGGCGGTACTCACGGTTCACCACTTGGAGCGGATGAAGCCAAGCTGACCAAAGAATTCTACAAATGGGTATACGAAGAAGATTTCTATGTACCTGATGAAGTACGCCAGCACTTTGCTGACGTGAAGAAGCGCGGTATTGAAACGAACAAAGCTTGGGATGAACAATTCGCGAAATACAAAGCTGAATTCCCTGAACTTGCTGCACAATTTGAACAAGCTATTGCCGGCGAGCTTCCAGCGAACTGGGATGCTGAGCTTCCTAAGTACACATCCGCGGACAAAGCGCTTTCTACTCGCGTAGCTTCCGGTAATGCACTTAATGGTCTGGTAAAAGGAGTTCCACAGCTTCTCGGCGGATCTGCTGACCTTGAGAGCTCCACAATGACTCACCTGAAAGGTCTTCCTGTATTGACTCCAAACAGCTACGAAGGACGCAATGTGTACTTCGGTGTTCGTGAGTTCGGTATGGCTGCCGCGATGAACGGGGTTGCCCTGCATGGTGGACTCAAAATATTTGGCGGTACATTCTTCGTCTTCACAGACTACCTGCGTCCGGCGATTCGTCTGGCTGCGATCATGGGTCTTCCTGTTACTTATGTACTTACCCACGACAGTATCGCGGTTGGTGAAGATGGTCCTACACATGAACCAATCGAGCAGCTTGCATCGATCCGTATTATTCCTGGTCTGACTGTGATCCGTCCGGCTGATGCCAACGAGACTTCAGCTGCTTGGGCATATGCGACTGAGAACACGAGCAACCCGGTTGCTCTGGTACTGACTCGTCAGAACCTGCCTGTGCTTGAGAACACAGCGGAGCTGTCCCGTGAAGGAATCAAACGCGGTGGTTATGTGGTATCCGATGCCAAAGACGGCAAGCCGGTTGCCCAGTTGATCGCTACAGGTTCTGAAGTTCAGCTCGCGGTTAAAGCTCAAGCGGCTCTGGCTGAAGAAGGTATTCAGGTTCGCGTCATCAGCTTGCCAAGCTGGGATCTGTTCGACAAGCAGGATCAAGCCTATAAGGATTCGGTTATTCTTCCAGAAGTTAAAGCCCGTGTTGCCATTGAAATGGCTCATCCATTCGGCTGGGAGCGTTATGTTGGTGAGAATGGTTCCGTTATCGGCATCAACACGTTCGGCGCATCCGCACCTGGTGACAAAGTGATTGCTGAGTACGGCTTCACTGTTGAAAATGTAGTTAAACACGTTAAAGCTCAACTGTAA
- a CDS encoding pyrimidine/purine nucleoside phosphorylase codes for MPQFKNVTVDKAANIYFDGKVTSRAVYLQDGSKVTLGIMLPGSYEFGTDTEEVMLIQSGDLKVLLPDETEWREINGQGEFTVPAGRKFKLEVNTVTDYLCSYK; via the coding sequence ATGCCGCAATTTAAAAATGTAACCGTAGATAAAGCAGCCAATATTTATTTTGATGGAAAAGTGACCAGCCGTGCCGTGTACTTGCAGGATGGAAGCAAAGTAACACTGGGTATCATGCTGCCTGGTTCTTATGAATTCGGAACAGACACGGAAGAGGTTATGCTGATTCAATCCGGAGATCTGAAGGTTCTTCTTCCAGATGAGACGGAGTGGAGAGAAATCAACGGTCAGGGCGAGTTCACCGTTCCCGCAGGTCGGAAATTCAAGCTGGAAGTGAACACGGTGACGGATTACTTGTGTTCATATAAGTGA
- a CDS encoding NAD(P)-dependent oxidoreductase — protein MKRIGFIGLGTMGAPMVSNLLKKGYPVTVYNRTASKAEALVQEGATAVSTPREAAEGHDVIITMVSDDSSIADVYEGDNGVLQGLHPGSIVIDCSTISPALSRKLASQITALGGSFLDAPVTGSSPAAVSGTLVFMVGGPADTLESTSDIFDTLGKKVLHMGDNGTGSVAKLAHNTMVGINNLALAEGFAIASKSGLPADAFLELVQLGSAGSKAAELKGQKIIDHDFSNQFSLQLMLKDLKLASSLTDGASIPSPMLNLAKSLFQAGQTQGYGEEDLSAVVKIYESWIGQTIAGKKL, from the coding sequence ATGAAAAGAATCGGATTTATCGGTCTGGGCACGATGGGGGCTCCTATGGTCTCCAATCTGCTCAAGAAAGGATACCCTGTAACCGTATATAACCGCACCGCCTCCAAAGCAGAAGCTTTGGTTCAGGAAGGGGCCACCGCCGTCTCTACGCCCCGCGAGGCAGCTGAAGGCCATGATGTGATCATTACCATGGTCAGCGATGACAGCTCGATCGCGGACGTCTACGAGGGTGACAATGGCGTTCTGCAGGGGCTTCACCCGGGAAGCATTGTAATCGACTGCAGTACTATATCTCCCGCGCTTTCCAGAAAGCTTGCTTCCCAAATCACCGCCCTCGGCGGTTCTTTCCTGGATGCACCTGTAACCGGAAGTTCACCGGCTGCTGTCAGCGGCACGCTTGTATTCATGGTCGGCGGTCCTGCGGATACCCTGGAATCAACCTCTGACATCTTCGATACCCTGGGCAAAAAGGTTCTACATATGGGCGACAATGGCACAGGTTCCGTTGCCAAGCTTGCCCACAATACAATGGTTGGCATCAACAACCTCGCACTTGCCGAGGGCTTCGCCATCGCTTCCAAGTCCGGCCTTCCGGCTGACGCCTTCCTTGAGCTGGTTCAGCTCGGCTCTGCCGGAAGTAAAGCCGCCGAGCTTAAAGGTCAGAAGATTATTGATCATGATTTCAGCAATCAATTCTCCCTGCAGCTCATGCTCAAGGACCTGAAGCTCGCTTCTTCCCTGACCGATGGCGCATCCATCCCGTCTCCCATGCTGAACCTGGCCAAGAGCTTGTTCCAAGCCGGCCAGACCCAGGGCTACGGCGAGGAGGACCTCTCCGCTGTCGTTAAGATCTACGAGAGCTGGATCGGCCAGACGATCGCTGGTAAAAAGCTATAG